A stretch of the Synechocystis sp. PCC 7338 genome encodes the following:
- a CDS encoding IMS domain-containing protein: MFIPLDFYRILGIPPQSGGETIEQAYQDRLLQLPRREFSDAAVNIRNQLLAIAHETLRDPEKRQAYDQEWWGAMDEALGEALPLTTPELECSPEQRIGALLILLDLGEYELVLKYGEPVLHDLNPPAGGTPQDYLLSVILAHWELSRERWQQQQYEFAATASLKALARLQQDNDFPALETEIRQELYRLRPYRILELLAKEGQAEAQRQQGLALLQAMVQDRGGIEGKGEDYSGLGNDDFLKFIHQLRCHLTVAEQNALFLPESQRPSLVASYLAVHSLIAEGVKEQEPMAIVEAKSLITQLENCQDLALEKAICELLLGQTEIVLAAIDQGDPKIIAGLESKLAAGEDPLTAFYTFTEQWLEEEIVPYFRDLSPETLSPNAYFNNPSVQHYLEQLEPDSLTTDSSFASPALLSTATESETPMVHSSAALPDRPLAPTVPPRRGRSPRRSRDDVFPSADNVSGLAVTTLAPAIVYDTDSLGTNGISGDGPGNGFSGNSPLEPTSEHKPPRRRKKRVTIKPVRFGIFLLCLAGIVGGATALIINRTADPLGGLLEDPLDVSLHQPSEFIPDEATSRNLILSQPNFSQQVGQMVVQNWLDSKKLAFGQNYDVGALQNVLAPNLLAQQWGRAQRAQSQKIYHQYEHKLQILDYQVSSQDPNRATVTARVEEISQPFTLADQQQKGAATKDNLTVRYELVRHQGVWKIAQIQVVNNPR, encoded by the coding sequence AATATCCGCAATCAACTACTGGCGATCGCCCATGAAACCCTACGGGATCCGGAAAAACGCCAGGCCTACGACCAAGAATGGTGGGGGGCTATGGACGAAGCCCTAGGGGAGGCATTGCCCCTAACTACTCCGGAGTTGGAATGTAGCCCAGAGCAACGGATTGGAGCCCTCTTAATCCTGTTGGATTTAGGGGAATACGAATTGGTGCTTAAGTATGGCGAGCCAGTCCTCCATGATCTCAACCCTCCGGCGGGAGGCACGCCCCAGGACTATTTGCTCTCGGTGATTTTGGCCCACTGGGAACTGAGCCGGGAGCGTTGGCAACAACAACAGTATGAATTTGCTGCCACCGCCAGCCTCAAAGCCCTAGCTCGGTTGCAACAGGATAATGATTTCCCCGCTTTAGAAACAGAAATTCGCCAGGAATTGTATCGTCTGCGGCCCTACCGTATCCTCGAACTTTTGGCCAAGGAAGGACAAGCAGAGGCGCAACGTCAGCAGGGTCTAGCCCTATTGCAGGCCATGGTGCAGGACCGGGGCGGCATTGAAGGTAAGGGGGAAGATTATTCCGGGTTGGGAAACGATGACTTTTTAAAATTTATCCACCAACTGCGCTGTCACCTTACAGTGGCCGAGCAAAATGCCCTATTTTTGCCCGAAAGTCAACGGCCGTCTTTGGTGGCTAGCTATTTGGCGGTACATAGTCTTATCGCCGAGGGAGTAAAGGAACAGGAGCCCATGGCCATTGTCGAAGCGAAGTCTTTGATTACACAGTTGGAAAATTGTCAAGATTTGGCCTTAGAAAAGGCAATTTGTGAATTATTATTGGGTCAAACGGAAATTGTTCTGGCGGCGATCGACCAGGGAGATCCCAAAATAATAGCTGGCCTCGAATCTAAGTTGGCGGCGGGGGAAGATCCTCTGACTGCTTTTTATACTTTCACTGAGCAATGGCTAGAGGAAGAAATTGTCCCTTACTTTAGGGATCTTTCTCCGGAAACCCTTTCCCCCAATGCCTATTTCAACAATCCCTCCGTTCAGCATTATCTAGAACAACTAGAGCCAGATTCCCTCACCACCGACAGTTCTTTTGCTTCTCCTGCCCTCCTTAGCACCGCAACAGAATCGGAAACTCCCATGGTACATAGTTCCGCCGCCCTTCCCGATCGTCCTTTGGCCCCCACCGTTCCCCCTCGACGGGGGCGCAGTCCCAGACGTTCCCGAGACGACGTTTTCCCCAGCGCCGACAACGTCAGTGGCTTGGCTGTTACTACCCTAGCCCCAGCGATCGTCTACGATACTGATTCTTTAGGCACTAACGGCATTAGTGGGGATGGCCCCGGCAACGGTTTCTCTGGCAACTCCCCCCTAGAACCCACCAGCGAACATAAACCGCCCCGGCGGCGAAAAAAACGGGTAACGATCAAACCCGTGCGCTTTGGCATTTTTCTGCTTTGCCTCGCAGGTATTGTAGGCGGCGCCACTGCCTTAATTATTAACCGTACTGCCGATCCCCTGGGTGGTTTGCTGGAAGATCCCTTGGATGTGTCCCTGCACCAGCCCTCAGAATTTATCCCCGATGAAGCCACCAGCCGGAATTTGATTCTGAGTCAACCCAACTTCAGTCAACAGGTGGGTCAGATGGTGGTGCAAAACTGGCTTGATAGTAAAAAGTTGGCCTTTGGCCAAAACTATGATGTTGGAGCATTGCAGAATGTGCTGGCTCCCAATCTCCTAGCCCAACAATGGGGCCGGGCCCAACGGGCTCAATCCCAAAAAATCTATCACCAATACGAACACAAGTTACAGATTCTCGATTATCAAGTTAGTTCCCAAGACCCCAACCGAGCCACCGTTACCGCCCGGGTAGAAGAGATTAGCCAGCCCTTTACTTTAGCTGATCAACAACAGAAAGGAGCAGCTACCAAAGACAACCTGACTGTACGCTATGAGCTAGTACGTCACCAAGGAGTGTGGAAAATTGCCCAAATCCAAGTGGTAAATAACCCCCGTTAG
- the dnaK gene encoding molecular chaperone DnaK, protein MGKVVGIDLGTTNSCVAVMEGGKPTVIANAEGFRTTPSVVGYAKNGDRLVGQIAKRQAVMNPGNTFYSVKRFIGRKFDEITNEATEVAYSVVKDGNGNVKLDCPAQGKQFAPEEISAQVLRKLVDDASKYLGETVTQAVITVPAYFNDSQRQATKDAGKIAGIEVLRIINEPTAASLAYGLDKKDNETILVFDLGGGTFDVSILEVGEGVFEVLATSGDTHLGGDDFDKKIVDFLAGEFQKAEGIDLRKDKQALQRLTEAAEKAKIELSGVSQTEINLPFITATQDGPKHLDTTLSRAKFEEICSDLIDRCGIPVENAIRDAKIDKSALDEIVLVGGSTRIPAVQEVVKKILGKEPNQGVNPDEVVAVGAAIQGGVLSGEVKDILLLDVSPLSLGVETLGGVMTKIIPRNTTIPTKKSETFSTAVDGQSNVEIHVLQGEREMANDNKSLGTFRLDGIPPAPRGVPQIEVTFDIDANGILNVTAKDRGTGKEQSISITGASTLPDTEVDRMVKEAESNAAADKERRDKIDRKNQADSLVYQAEKQITELGDKVPTADKTKAEGLIKDLKEAVAQEDDTKIQTVMPELQQVLYSIGSNMYQQAGAEAGVGAPGAGPEAGTSSGGGDDVIDAEFSEPEK, encoded by the coding sequence ATGGGAAAAGTTGTTGGGATTGACCTCGGTACTACCAATTCCTGCGTGGCCGTGATGGAAGGGGGGAAACCCACTGTTATCGCCAACGCAGAAGGTTTTCGCACTACCCCCTCGGTGGTTGGTTATGCCAAAAATGGCGATCGCCTAGTGGGGCAAATTGCCAAGCGTCAAGCGGTGATGAACCCAGGCAACACATTCTATTCAGTTAAGCGTTTCATTGGTCGTAAATTTGATGAAATTACCAATGAAGCCACCGAAGTTGCCTACAGCGTAGTTAAAGACGGTAACGGCAATGTGAAGCTAGATTGCCCCGCCCAGGGGAAACAGTTTGCCCCAGAAGAAATTTCTGCCCAGGTGTTGCGGAAATTGGTGGACGATGCCAGCAAATACCTAGGGGAAACCGTTACCCAGGCCGTCATCACCGTTCCCGCCTACTTTAACGACTCCCAACGTCAAGCCACCAAAGATGCGGGCAAAATTGCTGGGATCGAAGTACTCAGAATTATCAACGAACCTACCGCCGCTTCCCTGGCCTATGGTCTGGACAAAAAGGATAACGAAACCATCCTGGTATTTGACCTAGGGGGCGGTACCTTCGACGTCTCCATCCTTGAAGTAGGGGAAGGGGTATTTGAAGTATTGGCCACCTCCGGGGACACCCACCTGGGAGGGGACGACTTCGACAAAAAAATTGTGGATTTCCTAGCCGGTGAATTCCAAAAAGCCGAAGGCATCGATCTACGCAAAGATAAGCAAGCTCTGCAACGGTTAACCGAAGCGGCAGAAAAAGCCAAAATTGAACTGTCCGGCGTCAGCCAAACGGAAATTAACCTCCCCTTCATCACCGCCACACAGGATGGACCGAAACATTTAGATACCACCCTATCCCGGGCCAAATTTGAAGAAATTTGTTCTGACCTAATTGATCGTTGCGGTATTCCAGTGGAAAATGCCATTCGGGATGCCAAAATCGACAAATCTGCCTTGGATGAAATTGTTCTTGTCGGTGGTTCTACCCGGATTCCCGCTGTGCAGGAAGTGGTGAAAAAAATCCTCGGTAAAGAGCCCAACCAAGGGGTTAACCCCGATGAAGTAGTGGCCGTTGGAGCAGCTATCCAGGGAGGCGTACTCTCTGGGGAAGTCAAAGATATTCTTCTCCTAGACGTTTCTCCCCTCTCCTTGGGTGTGGAAACCCTAGGGGGCGTCATGACCAAAATCATTCCCCGCAACACTACCATCCCCACCAAGAAATCCGAAACCTTCTCCACCGCTGTCGACGGTCAAAGCAACGTGGAAATCCATGTGCTCCAAGGGGAACGGGAAATGGCCAATGACAATAAGAGTTTGGGAACCTTCCGCCTCGACGGTATTCCCCCTGCTCCCCGGGGTGTGCCCCAAATCGAAGTTACCTTTGACATCGACGCCAATGGCATTTTGAATGTCACCGCCAAAGACCGGGGGACGGGTAAGGAACAATCCATCAGCATTACCGGTGCTTCCACCCTGCCCGATACGGAAGTAGACCGGATGGTGAAGGAAGCTGAGTCCAATGCCGCCGCCGACAAGGAACGTCGGGATAAAATTGACCGCAAAAACCAAGCGGACTCCCTGGTGTACCAAGCGGAAAAACAGATCACCGAGTTGGGGGACAAAGTGCCCACCGCTGACAAAACCAAGGCTGAGGGTTTGATCAAAGACCTGAAAGAGGCCGTGGCCCAGGAAGATGATACCAAAATCCAAACAGTGATGCCGGAACTACAACAAGTCCTCTACAGTATTGGTTCCAATATGTACCAACAAGCTGGAGCAGAGGCTGGGGTAGGTGCCCCCGGTGCTGGCCCTGAAGCGGGAACTAGCAGTGGCGGTGGCGATGATGTCATCGATGCGGAATTCTCCGAGCCTGAGAAGTAA
- the gcvT gene encoding glycine cleavage system aminomethyltransferase GcvT: MVNFTSALRTPLYDLICQKTSKLTAFAGWEMPVQFTGLKQEHQAVRKKVGMFDISHMGKFVITGAGILPALQSLVPSDLARLTPGKAQYTVLLNEQGGIIDDIIVYDQGKNSNGHKQVTLIVNAATTDKDRQWLLAHLPKEINFQDLSREKVLIALQGPESISALQHLVDENLGGLSAFGHVEAELLGEKAFIARTGYTGEDGFEIMVSPEVGQQLWQTFLQKAVTPCGLGARDTLRLEAAMGLYGQDMDDHTTPLEAGLGWLVHLDSKDDFIGRSVLEQQKTNGVKKRLVGLEMLGKQIARHDYPLMHNGENIGIVTSGTLSPTLEKAIALGYVSPELAKIGQELEVEIRGKTYGVKVVKKPFYRSAHKPR, encoded by the coding sequence GTGGTCAATTTTACCTCTGCCCTCCGCACCCCTCTTTACGACCTTATTTGTCAAAAAACCTCTAAACTAACGGCCTTTGCTGGTTGGGAAATGCCAGTACAGTTCACGGGCTTAAAACAGGAACATCAGGCGGTGCGGAAAAAGGTGGGGATGTTTGATATTTCTCATATGGGCAAGTTTGTGATAACCGGGGCAGGAATTTTACCAGCGTTGCAAAGCTTAGTACCTTCTGATCTAGCTCGCCTAACACCTGGTAAAGCTCAATATACGGTGCTGTTAAATGAGCAAGGGGGCATTATTGACGACATTATTGTTTATGACCAAGGAAAAAATTCTAACGGACACAAACAGGTCACTCTAATTGTCAATGCGGCCACGACAGATAAGGATAGACAGTGGTTACTGGCGCATTTGCCTAAAGAGATTAATTTTCAAGATTTATCTAGGGAAAAAGTCCTAATTGCCCTCCAAGGCCCAGAATCAATCAGTGCTTTACAGCATTTAGTTGATGAGAATTTAGGAGGGTTATCGGCCTTTGGTCATGTGGAAGCGGAGTTGCTGGGGGAAAAAGCGTTCATTGCTCGCACGGGGTACACCGGGGAAGATGGCTTTGAAATTATGGTTTCCCCTGAAGTGGGACAACAACTCTGGCAAACTTTTCTGCAAAAAGCTGTCACTCCCTGCGGTTTGGGAGCTAGGGATACCCTGCGGTTAGAAGCGGCCATGGGTTTATACGGCCAGGATATGGATGATCACACCACGCCCCTAGAAGCGGGTTTAGGTTGGTTAGTTCACCTGGATAGTAAAGATGATTTTATTGGCCGTTCTGTGTTGGAGCAACAAAAGACCAATGGAGTGAAAAAACGCTTAGTGGGCTTGGAAATGTTGGGAAAACAAATTGCCCGTCATGATTATCCGCTCATGCACAACGGCGAAAATATTGGCATTGTTACCAGTGGTACCCTTTCCCCTACCCTGGAAAAGGCGATCGCCTTGGGCTATGTTTCCCCGGAACTCGCAAAAATAGGTCAGGAGTTGGAGGTGGAAATTCGGGGTAAAACCTATGGGGTAAAGGTGGTGAAAAAACCCTTTTATCGTTCTGCTCACAAACCCCGTTAG
- a CDS encoding NAD(P)/FAD-dependent oxidoreductase — MLRISEIKLPLDHDDNALAQAILKKLGISKEQLTSYTIFKRSYDARKRGHILLVYIVDVATPQAEKLLAKFAGDRQITPTPAMAYQFVVQAKLGQKFEGKRPVVIGTGPCGMFAGLLLAQMGLEPIILERGKSVRDRSVDTFGFWVKGKLHAESNVQFGEGGAGTFSDGKLYSQVRDPNHYSRKVLEEFVQAGADPEILYINRPHIGTYRLVKIVQNLRSTIEGLGGEIHFQSHVTDINIQDNQVQGITLENGDYIATNHVVLAVGHSARDTFQMLFERGIYIEAKPFSFGFRIEHPQSLIDQCRYGSQAGHARLGSADYKLVHHCQNGRSVYSFCMCPGGKVVAAASEPGRLVTNGMSEYARDEANANSAIVVGINPEEDYPEHPLAGIALQRFWEERAFQLGGANYQAPGQLVGDFLADQPSTKFGSVIPSYKPGVKLVNLGESLPNYAIAALREAIPAFDKKIRGFAMEDAILTGVETRTSSPIRIKRGDDFQSINTLGLYPAGEGAGYAGGILSAGIDGIKVAEAIALDFFAKVDV, encoded by the coding sequence ATGTTACGCATTAGCGAAATCAAACTGCCCCTAGACCATGACGACAACGCTCTGGCACAGGCCATTCTCAAAAAGTTGGGCATTAGTAAAGAACAATTAACTAGTTACACCATTTTCAAACGCAGTTATGATGCCCGTAAACGAGGTCATATTCTGTTGGTCTATATCGTTGACGTAGCAACGCCCCAAGCGGAGAAGTTACTGGCCAAATTTGCCGGCGATCGCCAGATTACGCCCACCCCAGCCATGGCCTATCAGTTTGTTGTTCAGGCTAAACTGGGTCAAAAATTTGAGGGCAAACGGCCCGTTGTTATTGGGACAGGCCCCTGTGGCATGTTTGCCGGTTTGCTACTGGCCCAGATGGGACTAGAACCAATTATTTTGGAGCGGGGTAAATCAGTTCGAGACCGTAGTGTGGACACGTTCGGCTTTTGGGTGAAAGGGAAACTCCATGCTGAATCCAACGTGCAGTTTGGGGAAGGGGGAGCGGGGACTTTTTCCGATGGCAAACTCTATAGCCAGGTGCGAGACCCAAACCATTACAGCCGCAAAGTATTGGAGGAATTTGTTCAAGCCGGGGCCGATCCAGAAATTCTTTACATTAACCGCCCCCACATTGGCACCTATCGCCTCGTTAAAATTGTGCAAAATTTGCGCTCCACCATAGAAGGATTGGGGGGAGAAATTCACTTCCAGAGCCATGTTACTGACATAAATATCCAAGATAATCAAGTGCAGGGGATAACCCTAGAAAATGGCGATTATATTGCCACTAACCATGTAGTGCTAGCGGTGGGGCACAGTGCTAGGGATACTTTTCAAATGTTATTTGAACGGGGAATTTACATCGAAGCTAAACCCTTTTCCTTCGGCTTTCGCATTGAACATCCCCAATCTCTCATTGACCAATGTCGCTACGGTTCCCAAGCTGGCCATGCCCGCCTTGGTTCCGCTGACTATAAATTAGTCCACCATTGCCAAAACGGGCGATCGGTTTACAGCTTTTGTATGTGTCCAGGGGGAAAGGTAGTGGCCGCCGCCTCCGAACCGGGCAGATTAGTCACCAACGGCATGAGCGAATACGCCCGAGATGAAGCTAACGCTAATAGCGCCATTGTGGTGGGCATTAACCCCGAGGAAGATTATCCAGAACACCCTTTAGCAGGCATTGCTTTGCAGAGATTTTGGGAGGAACGGGCCTTTCAGTTGGGGGGGGCAAATTACCAGGCTCCGGGACAGTTAGTGGGGGATTTCCTCGCTGATCAACCCTCCACCAAATTTGGTTCCGTTATACCTTCCTATAAACCGGGGGTAAAACTGGTTAACCTGGGGGAAAGTTTACCCAATTATGCGATCGCCGCTTTGCGAGAAGCTATCCCAGCCTTTGACAAAAAAATCCGGGGTTTTGCCATGGAGGATGCGATATTAACTGGAGTGGAAACTAGAACATCCTCTCCTATTCGCATTAAACGGGGGGATGATTTCCAAAGTATCAATACGCTCGGTCTTTATCCCGCCGGGGAGGGGGCTGGTTACGCTGGGGGTATTTTATCCGCTGGCATTGACGGCATTAAGGTAGCAGAGGCGATCGCCTTAGATTTTTTTGCTAAAGTTGACGTCTGA
- a CDS encoding metal-sensitive transcriptional regulator — translation MTSQPVPHPSARHSHAHPHVHSQESLQKLVNRLSRIEGHIRGVKTMVQENRPCPEVLIQVAAIRGALDRVARLILDDHMNECITRAAAEGNIEQELAELKQALDRFL, via the coding sequence ATGACTTCCCAACCCGTACCCCATCCTTCCGCCCGCCATAGCCACGCCCATCCCCACGTCCACAGTCAAGAATCCTTACAAAAATTGGTTAATCGTCTCTCCCGCATTGAAGGCCACATCCGGGGGGTAAAAACCATGGTGCAGGAAAATCGTCCTTGCCCGGAGGTTTTAATTCAGGTGGCGGCGATCCGAGGGGCGTTGGACCGGGTGGCTAGATTAATTTTGGATGACCACATGAATGAGTGCATCACCAGGGCGGCGGCAGAGGGCAATATTGAGCAGGAGTTGGCGGAACTGAAACAGGCCCTAGACCGGTTTTTATAG
- a CDS encoding recombinase family protein produces MRIVAYVYSDLLLDAPVDPQIWGVEVDQVYVDLGERLALGQLLEDCQAQSTDYCLVRNLKELGQSAPEVSQTLTQLESFGITVIALEQDYQNSGKADMAIAKQQWSELWATLEKEQRRDYLRRGHARNRLALAPPPGKAPYGYRRSAGHYVVDRATAPVVKAFFEKFLLSGCLRSSVRYLEQSYGKKIAVATGRRWLTHPVYRGDLLYQNQTVIADTHAPLLSRTEAAQIDRLLRRNAPLPHRTASAPRSLAGLVSCGRCQTPWVVAHVTSRHQSKAYLYLRPRHCPDQPKCQAIAYGQFLEQVIEQICRELPLAVGKLSPSSLGEHCQNLQQAIEEKQSLLEQLPTWEQRGILDHHTHQLRRYQLKQDLAQLQQQLSQLPPDELQRIIPAVSLPQFWRDLSETERRFYFREFIRSIQLDRQPQGWNFCLTFVFGEKENPAT; encoded by the coding sequence ATGCGTATTGTTGCCTACGTTTACTCCGATCTCCTGTTGGATGCCCCTGTAGATCCTCAGATTTGGGGGGTGGAGGTAGATCAGGTTTATGTGGATCTGGGGGAAAGGCTGGCCCTGGGGCAACTGCTGGAAGATTGCCAAGCTCAGAGTACCGATTATTGCCTAGTCCGAAACCTCAAGGAATTGGGTCAGTCCGCCCCTGAGGTCAGCCAAACTTTGACCCAATTGGAAAGCTTTGGCATAACCGTCATTGCCCTGGAGCAGGATTACCAGAACAGTGGCAAGGCCGACATGGCGATCGCCAAGCAACAATGGTCGGAATTGTGGGCCACTCTGGAAAAGGAACAACGCAGGGACTATCTCCGCCGGGGCCACGCCCGTAACCGCCTAGCCTTGGCCCCTCCCCCTGGCAAGGCTCCCTATGGTTATCGTCGTAGTGCTGGTCATTATGTGGTGGATCGAGCCACCGCCCCGGTAGTGAAGGCATTTTTTGAAAAATTTCTCCTCTCTGGTTGCCTGCGAAGTTCTGTCCGTTATTTGGAACAGTCCTATGGTAAAAAAATTGCGGTGGCCACCGGACGGCGTTGGTTAACCCATCCTGTGTATCGGGGGGATTTGCTCTACCAAAATCAGACTGTCATTGCCGACACCCACGCCCCCTTATTAAGCCGCACCGAAGCCGCCCAAATTGACCGCCTTCTCCGCCGTAATGCTCCTTTGCCCCACCGCACCGCTAGTGCCCCCCGTTCCCTGGCTGGTTTAGTTAGTTGTGGCCGTTGCCAGACTCCCTGGGTGGTGGCCCACGTAACTTCCCGCCACCAAAGCAAAGCCTATCTCTATCTCCGACCCCGCCATTGTCCTGACCAACCTAAATGCCAGGCGATCGCCTATGGGCAATTTTTAGAGCAAGTCATTGAGCAAATTTGTCGGGAACTGCCCTTAGCGGTGGGTAAACTATCCCCCTCTTCCCTTGGAGAACACTGCCAAAATTTACAACAGGCGATCGAGGAAAAACAAAGTTTGCTGGAGCAACTACCCACCTGGGAACAGCGAGGCATTCTCGACCACCATACCCATCAACTGCGCCGGTACCAACTGAAACAAGACCTGGCCCAATTACAACAACAGTTGTCCCAATTGCCCCCGGACGAATTGCAACGCATTATCCCCGCCGTTTCCCTGCCTCAATTTTGGCGAGACCTTTCGGAAACGGAGCGCCGCTTCTACTTCCGGGAGTTTATCCGTAGCATCCAATTAGACCGCCAACCCCAAGGGTGGAATTTTTGTCTCACTTTCGTCTTTGGGGAAAAGGAAAACCCCGCGACCTAG
- a CDS encoding CBS domain-containing protein: MSRTVGEVMTPNPITVRPDTPLQDAIRLLAENRISGMPVLDDQEKLVGVISDTDLMWQESGVDTPPYVMLLDSIIYLQNPARHERELHKALGQTVGEVMNDVPISILPTQTLREAAHLMNEKKIRRLPVLNVESRQLIGILTQGDIIRAMARGEA, translated from the coding sequence ATGAGCAGAACGGTTGGGGAAGTGATGACCCCGAATCCCATCACAGTCAGACCCGATACCCCCCTACAGGATGCTATTCGTCTGTTGGCGGAGAACCGCATCAGCGGCATGCCGGTGCTGGACGACCAGGAGAAGTTAGTGGGGGTCATTTCCGACACCGATTTGATGTGGCAAGAGTCTGGGGTGGATACGCCTCCCTATGTGATGTTGCTAGACAGTATTATCTACCTGCAAAATCCCGCCCGCCACGAACGGGAATTGCACAAGGCTCTGGGACAAACGGTGGGGGAAGTGATGAACGATGTCCCCATTAGCATTTTGCCCACCCAAACTCTGCGGGAAGCGGCCCATTTAATGAATGAGAAAAAAATTCGCCGCCTTCCGGTGTTGAATGTGGAGAGTCGGCAACTGATTGGTATTTTGACCCAAGGGGACATTATCCGCGCCATGGCCCGGGGGGAAGCCTAG
- a CDS encoding tetratricopeptide repeat protein: MTESLPIVYLSVLLIILGGLGIFVFSQVLKARRLENTFGKLQKKLQNSKGSAQEYYQLGSIYLDKKLYSQSINLFQKALKMGEDVEPENQALICNAMGYACFAQEQFDLAIRHYKDALKLYPDYVIALNNLANVYEKKQMVNKALETYKQTLAIEPNNKVAQRRANSLKKRLVET; this comes from the coding sequence ATGACTGAGTCTCTACCCATTGTTTATCTTTCCGTCTTGTTGATTATTTTGGGGGGATTGGGCATATTTGTCTTCAGTCAGGTGTTAAAAGCCCGCCGCCTGGAAAACACCTTTGGTAAACTACAAAAGAAATTACAAAACAGTAAAGGTAGTGCCCAGGAATATTATCAATTGGGCAGCATTTATTTAGATAAAAAATTATATTCTCAATCCATAAATTTATTTCAAAAAGCCCTCAAAATGGGAGAGGATGTAGAGCCAGAAAACCAAGCCTTGATTTGCAATGCCATGGGCTACGCCTGTTTTGCCCAGGAGCAATTTGATCTGGCCATTCGTCATTACAAAGATGCTTTGAAGCTATACCCAGATTACGTCATTGCCTTGAATAATTTAGCCAATGTTTATGAAAAAAAACAAATGGTTAACAAAGCCCTAGAAACCTACAAACAAACCTTGGCAATAGAACCCAATAATAAAGTGGCTCAACGGCGGGCAAATTCCTTGAAAAAACGCCTTGTCGAGACTTAA